The Candidatus Eisenbacteria bacterium genome includes the window CCCGACCTGGGGGCGGCGCTCGCGCGTTTGGGTGAGCCCCCGCTGTGGGGGCGCAACCCGGGATTCCCTTCGCTCGTACGCATCATCCTGGAGCAGCAGGTGTCGCTGGCGGCGGCGCGCACCTTGTATCGGCGACTCACCGTTCATCTCGGCGCCATGACACCGGAAGCGATGCATGCCCGGAGGGTGGGCGGGCTGCGGAACTTCGGGCTTACCCGGCAGAAGGCGGCCTACTGCCATGGGCTGGCTGTGCGCGTGCTCGACGGGAGCCTGGACCTCGCCGCGGTGGCCCGCGGGCCCGACGACGCCGGCCGTCAGGCGCTGCTGGGCGTG containing:
- a CDS encoding DNA-3-methyladenine glycosylase 2 family protein, giving the protein MCPPSPAAPPRRLTRASLGTGARHLAKQDPDLGAALARLGEPPLWGRNPGFPSLVRIILEQQVSLAAARTLYRRLTVHLGAMTPEAMHARRVGGLRNFGLTRQKAAYCHGLAVRVLDGSLDLAAVARGPDDAGRQALLGVPGLGPWSVDIYYLMALRRPDVWPRGDLALASALREVKQLRALPTRDQQRTLSSRWAPWRSVAARILWAHYLEARGQYP